Sequence from the Hyalangium minutum genome:
CAGCCCTGGGGCAGCCTCCGTCTGGGCTTCTCGCGCAACGACAAGGCCTGCCTTGTCTCGGTGGTCCTCGACGCTGACAAGTAGGGACTCCGTCTGCGTTGACCGTAGTGGCCTCACTTTGGCGGGGGCGTGTTGAGCAGTTGCTGCTCCCACGCGTAGCTGGTGCCCACCGAGCCCATGTGGTCGATGACCAGCTCGGCCAGCCCTTCCACCGTCACCGTCCGCGCCCAGTCGCGCTGCAGTTCCGAGGCGAAAACCCCCGTCGTCAGCGGCACCGCCCCCACATGCACCATCCGCTGAATCGCCACCTCGTGCGCTTCCACCGACACTCCTCCCGACGAGTCGGTGACGATGTAGACCGAGCGCCACCACGTTGTTGATGATGCTCTGTGTGTCGTGGCTGCGCAGGCCGGCAAACTGGAACGGCTGGTGGTCGATCAGGATCAGCACGCAGTTGTCCGGCGTCAGCAGCGCATCCAGGCCGGTCATCGGGTTGCGGGGAGGGCTCCTGGTGTTCTCCAAGGACAGCAGGAAAGGGCACGGACACCGCGGTCCGCGCCCGCGGGCTGTTGGAGACGATGATGGATGCCCGACGCTCCTCGCAGTAGAGGGCCTTCTCCAGCATCACTTTCAGCTTCCTGCGTGAGGTCCATGGCAGTCTCGACACCCTCCAAGCCGCCATCGCCAACGCTTCACACGCCGCCGAGAAACCGGCCGGAGTGCTGAAGGTCAGCATGGCGCCCGTCCTCGGCAGCGGCTACCTCCTGCCTCTGCTCCACGACTTCCTCGCCCGCTATCCCGGCATCGTCCCGGACTGGGACTTCAACAACCAGCCGGTGGATCTCATCCAGGGAGGCTTCGACGCCGCGATTGGCGGCGGCTTCGACCTTGCCTCGGGACTCGCCGCGCGCGAGCTCGCCCGGGTGCACATCATTGCCGTGGCCTCGCCCTCCTATCTGGCGCGAATCACTCCCCCTCAGGAGCCCGCCGACCTCCAGCGCCTCGAGGGCATCCTGCTGCGCTCTCCGCTGACGGGACGCCTCCATTCCAGGACGCTGCGCAACCGCGCCGGAGAGCAGGTCGCCGTCGAGATGCAGCCACGCATGATCCTCAATGACCCCGGCTCCCTCTGTCACTGCGCCCTGATGGGCCTGGGCATCACCCTCGTCTCGACGCTCAGTGCGCTGCCCCACCTGCGCGAGGGAACGCTGGTGCGGCTCCTGCCGGACTGGTACGCCGATGCCGGTCCGATCTCGCTCTACTACCCAGGGCACCGGCAGTTGCCCGCGAAGACTCGCGTGTTCGTGGATTACGTCGTACGCGAGTTCAAGCGCCAGGACCTGGCCGGCCTGTTCGACGCAACCCGAGCCGTCGGTGGCCGGGGACGCAAGGCCGCCAGAGCCGGGCGTTAGAGGATACGCACTCATGGATGGCCGGTCCTTGACAGGCTCGGGAACGTGTATTCCAAGGCGTCCATGCGCTCAGCTCTTCGTGGGTGGTGTTTGGCCGTGGGGTTCGCGTTGTGGTTTCCCGTCCGCGTCCTGGCCGCGGAGCCGCCCATGGCCGGCCAGAGCGAATTCCCTCTCCAGCCAGCTCCCGTGGCGATGCCCGGGGCGCAGAGAGTGCCCGAAGGAGCTTCCGGGCCTTCTGCGTGGAGCCTGTTGGCCGCAGGGCTCATGGGGGAAGCCGTGCTCGTGTTCCCCCTGAGCCTGACCGGGGCCTTCGTCGGAGCATTGAGCAAGGAACCGTGTGACGAGCATTGCGATGGCGTCACCTACTGGCGATACGGGGCCGCCGTGGGCGGGGCGCTTGGAGTGGCGCTGGGGGCGAGCGGTGGGATGATGCTGATGGGGGCTGCCCAGGGAGGTCACGCCCGCTGGCCGGCGACGCTCGGTGGAGCCACCCTGGGGTCTGCTCTGGGGCTGGGGGTGCTGCTGTCCACCGGCCGCCTGATGGACCCCATCGTAGATGCGCCAGTGCGGTTCTTCATTCCGCCCGCTGGAGCCCTCGTGGGTGCGCTGGTGGGCTACCAGCTCAGTCGAGTGGAGGCAGATTCCGCCGCCCCAAGCTTCGGGCTGAATGGGACCCAGGTGTCGCTGATTCTGGGTGGAGCGACCCTCGGGAGTGCTGCAGGCATCGCAGGGATGCTGCTGATCAACGATTCTTTCTATTACCCCACGCCATTTCGTTTGGAGGACAAGCCCTATCGCTTCCTCCTTCCACTGGCAGGAGCCGCCCTCGGAGCCCTGGTGGGCTATCAAGGCAGCAAGGCTGTGGCAGGGCATTCCTCGGGCAGCGCCGCTTCAGAGGGGACTCCCGTGAGCCTCCTCTCGGGAGTCGCTCCCATGCCCGGTGGCGGGATGGTCAGCGTGGGAGGCCGCTTCTAATTTAGACGCGGCTAGCGCGCGCTGCCCGCCGGGGCCCCAAGGCGCTGCTCATAGGCCTCCAGCGTCCGCCGCCAGGCGGGCCGGGCCTCACAGCGCTCGCGGTAGGCGGAGACCCGGGGGAAGCCGTCGAGCACGCCCGCATTGCGCACCTCGCGCAGCACCGTCGTCATCAGAATGTCCGCCACGGTGAACGCCTCGCCGGTGAGATACGGTCGCTCCCGAAGCCAGTCCTCGAGCGCTGTCAGCACGCGCTCGGCATACTTCACCAGCTCGGGACGCCTCTGCGCACCAGTGGGATCGGCGGCGCCGAGCAGATCGATCATCACGATCTGGAACAGCGGGGGCTCCAGGGTGTTGAGCGCGGCGAAGCACCAGCGCGTCACCTGGGCGCGGCCCTGCAGATCCGCGGGCATCAATCTGCCCGTCTTCTCCGCCAGGTACAGCAGGATCGCGCCCGTCTCGGTGAGCACGAAGCCGTCGTCCTCGAGCACCGGCACCTGAGTGAAGGGGTTCAGCCGCCGGTACTCCTCGCTGCTGAGTTCCCCCGCCGGATGATCCAGGCCGTGCACCCGGTAGGGCACGCCCAGCTCCTCGAGCGTCCACAGGGCGCGCAAATCGCGCGTGAGTCCCACTACCTTCGAGTTGACGCGGCCGAAGCCGTAGAGCGTAAGCATTGCAGCATTGTTGAGGCCGTGCCCGCCCGCTGTCGAGGAGCTTGCGGACACGTCCTAGTGTGCGGACGGGGGGCAGCACTCATGCTCCTTCATCAATTCTTCCGGCAAGGGGCTCCGGAGAAACCTCCATCCGCCTCCCTTTCGCGCTGGAATGACCTGGAAGCCTTGGCCAGCGATTTTGACGCGCTCGTTCTCCTTGGCATCACCATGAGCAAGCCACGCGTCTGCCTCTTCCCTCGTCTCGAACGTTCGAGAGACAGCGACATCATCAACGGCCGAGGTGTAAAACGAACGGAAGAACTCGCGGTAGTCGTCTAGCTTCTGGCTCTCGCGGATATAGAAAAGCGCCGCCGCCGCGATATGGGAGCAGCTCGCGCTGAGCCTGGGGAGCGTCTTCACGGGACATCGGGTGAAGACCATCCTACCTCAAAGGTAGGACCTGGGCCGCATCATACCGTCCCCCCCAACCGTCCTGTGGTATTGGATGCGGACGCCCCCAGGAGCCCCTCATGGCCTTTGCCGATGACCCCCTCGTGAAGTCGCTGAAGGGCCTGGAGGCCCACAATCTGGAAGAGCTGCTCTCGCGGCTGGCCGAGTTCGACAAGCTCCGCGAGAAGGGAGAATCCGTCCGGCAGCCCACGGTGACGCTCCACCTGCGCAGCGGCCGCGAGGTCCAGGGAGTCCTCCTGGAGCTGCGCTCGGAGCACCGCGGAAGCAAGACCGTGGTCCTCCATCCCCTGAGCGGAGACCGGCGCTCGGCACCAGACGCCACCTTCGTCCGGCTGGAGTCCGTGGACGCCATCACCGTTCACGAGTTCCCTGCCCTCTTCAAGCCGCCCCCGGACGCGCCACCGCCTCCCACGAAGCTCGAGCTGAAGCGGAAGCTCGCCGAGCGTCAGGCCGCCCTGGCCGCCGCCCTGGGCACTCCGCTGGAGCTCGAGGTGGTCTGGGACTCGCTCCCCCCGGAGCCCGAGGCCCTGAGCGCCCTGAACACGCTCGGCACACGGGCGTTCGGAGTGCTGGAGGAGCTGACGCGCGAGCTGCTCGGCCTGGAGGCCCTGCGGAATCAGATCCGCAAGGTGCGCCTCTTTGTCGGCGCGTCCTCGCAGGTCAGCCGCGAAGGGCAGACACTCGTGTTGGTGACGGCCGTGCCCGTAACCACCTGGATGTCCAAGGACGACCTGCTCCGAGAGATCGAAAAGGTGCTCTGAGCACTCAGAGCCCCGGGCCCTCGTCCCACGTCAGCACGTACTCGGTGTCCAGCGCGCTGGTGTCTCGGCCGCGCACCTGGACGTTGCGCGCGGTGGCCTTCTCCACCGCCTTGGCGATGACGCCCTCGTGGTACGCGGGCGGCATGAAGTCGCGCTTGAAGATGAACACCCCGCTGCGCTCGCCTGTCCACGTCACCGTCCGCTCGCCATAGCTCAGCGAGGCCTTGTAGCTGGTGGGCAGGTGGCTGATGAGCTTCTTCACGTTGGTGCCCGCCAGCGCGAGCGCCGTCTTGCCGGCCACCGTGTTCACGAAGCTCTCGGTGGACTGCTCGCCCATCCACCGCAGCACCTGCCAGCTCCCCCCAAGCCGAGGGGTCAGCAGCTCCACCACGGTCAGCGACATCTTGATGAAGCCCGACACCGGGTAGCTGAAGAAGTCGATGAACCTCCGCTGGCCCGCGGCCTCGCGGCAGCGCGCCTCGATCTCCGCTCCCGCCAGCGCTCTCACCGCGTCCAACACGCCGTTGAAGAAAATGCCACGGCAGGTGTCTTGCGGTCCGGCCAGCGCCAGCCGCTGCTCGAGTTGCTTCCGGGGGTCCTGGATGGTGCTCAGGGGTGGGGGCGTCGCGGTAGGACCACTCATGCTGAGCCAAAACTAGGCATGCCTGGGCGGGGCAAGGCAAATGCTGCAGAATCCCTCCCCGTCAGTTTCTTCCTCCCCGCCGATGCGCCCAACCCAAGGCCTCCCCTTCCCCCTCCTCCCCCTGGTGACGCTCTGGGCGTGGGGGCTCGTGTGGGCGCCGCTCGCATTCGCGGAGACTCCCGCCCCGGAGCGCCCGCTCCACGTCCTCTTCATCGGCAACAGCTACACCTACAACAACAACCTCCCCGCTTTGCTGGAGGGCCTGGCCGCCTCGGCTACCCCGCCCCGGCGCATCAAGACGCGCGCCGTCACCCAGCCGGGCGTCCGGCTCCAGCAGCACTGGGATCGCGGAGATGCGCTCGCCGCACTGCGGCAAGGCCACTGGGACTATGTGGTGCTCCAAGAACAGAGCACGCTGGGCCTGCTGCTCATCGAGGGCCGCCACGAGGTGAACGACCCGGAACTGGCCTTCCACCCGTATGCGCGGCGCTTCGCCGAGGAGGCTCGCAAGGTGGGCGCCCAGCCGCTCTTCCTGCTCACCTGGGCCCGGCGAGACACCCCGGAGTCCCAGGCCCGCCTCACGCAGGCCTACATGTCCGTGGCCCGAGAGCTGGAAGCCCCCATCATCCCCGCCGGACAGGCCTGGGCCCGGGCGCGGCAGGAGGACCCCTCGGCCGTGCTGTACCACCAGGACGGCAGCCACCCCTCGCCGATGGGCAGCTACCTCACGGCCTCCACGCTCTACACCACCCTGACGGGGCGCTCGCCGGTGGGGCTGGCCTCCACCCTCACCGGTCACCCGATGCCCGAGGGCGTGCTCAACCCCGCGAAGACAGTGACGCTCGTCTCGCTCACGCCCGAGCAGGCCGAGCCGCTCCAGCGCATTGCCTGGGAGACCTATGAAGAGCTGCGCCAGAGCGGCGGCTACGTGGAGGTGCAGCCCCCGAGCCCCACCCTGCCCACGCTCCCGGAGGGACTGCCCCTGGAGCTGCCGGTGCTGCTGGGCTCGTGGCAAGGTGAGATGCGCTTCTATTCCCAGGAGGCCGGCCAGTCCCCGGCCACGCTCCACCTCCTGCTGAAACAGGCGGGCGCGCAGCTGGGAGGCACCGTGCGCATCGTCTTCGCCAACGGAAAGGCGGAGGGGCCCTTCCCGCTCGAGGCGCTCGCAATGGAGCCCACCCGGGTGCGCTTCTCCACACCGCTGCTGAGCAAAGGTCGCGGCAAGGTGGAGCACGAGGCAGTGCTCACCCCCGAGGGACTGGTGGGGCTGGCCCGCTACGAAGACCCGCGGACCCACGACCGATACGTGGGGACGTGGAAGCTCCAGCGGCCAGAGCTTCCGGCGGCGCCTCGGGAGCCACAGGCCGTCTCGCCTGAGCCAGCCCCCGCCGCGCCGCCTGCGGGCCCCTGACTCCAGGGCGAAAGGTCAGGCCAGGCGCACGGGCTGGACCTGGGAGAACAGCCGCTCCACATGCTCCCGCGCGCACAGATCCGTGCCCGAGCTCAGGAGCGCCGCGGTACCAGAGGCGATGCCCCACCGGAACGCCTCCTCCACGGGCAGGCCGCGCGAGAGGCCGAACGTCATCCCCCCCACGAAGCTGTCCCCCGCGCCCACCGAGCTGTGCGTCTCCACCGGCGGGGGCGTGGCCCGGTACTGACCCGTGCGCGTCGTCAGCAGGGCGCCATCGGCTCCCATGGACACGACGAGCAGCTCGGCGCGCCCCTTCTCCAGGAAGTTCCGGGCGGCCTCGGCCATGGCGGCGGGGTCATCCACCCGGGTGCCCATCATGTCCCGGAACTCCTTGCGGTTGGGCTTGGCGAAGAAGACGCCCTCCTCCAATGCGGCGCGCAACGGCTCGCCCGAGGTGTCCAGCACCAGCCGTGCGTTCTGCTTGCGCGCCACCTGGGCCACGCGGGCGTAGAAATCCACGGGGACGCCGGGGGCCAGGCTGCCGCTGGCGACGATGTACTCGGCGTCCGCCGCCACGGTGGACAGCGTCTGCAGGCACTCCTGCCACTCTGCCTGGGTGAGGGTGGGCCCGGGCATGACGAAGCGGAACTCGCGATCGCTCTTCTTCTCCGCCACCGTGAAGTTCTCCCGGGTGTGGCCCGAAATGTTGATGCCCCAGCGCCGCAGCCCCTTCTGCTCCAATAGGTGCTCCAGCAGTGCGCCGGTCGGCCCTCCTCTCGGATAGATGGCGAGCGACGCACCGCCCAGCTCCTGGATGACCCGCGCCACGTTGAGCCCGCCTCCACCGGGATCCCGGCGCTCGGGCTCACAGCGAAGCTTGTGCTCGGGCGTTACTTCCTCCACGGTGGTTGCCAGATCGATCGTCGGGTTGATGGTCAGTGTGACAATGGGCTTCATGGCAGAGGCTCCCTCCCTGGGCAGGCAAGGGTGTACCCGGATGCGGCCCGGCGTTCCACCCTGACCTCACGGCTCGTTGACGCGCGTGTGTGAGACGACTACACGAGGACCCAAGTGTCTCTCTTCACTCCCTCTGGCCCCTCCCTGAACCTGCCACCCGTCGTCTGGGTCGTGGACGACAGTCCCTTGGAGGTCGAGGCCATCCGCCGGGAGCTGGCCAGCGCCAACCGGGTAGAGGTGTTCTCGAACGGCGAGGCGCTCATCGAGGCGCTCCACCAGCGAGAGTTGCCGGATGTGATCGTCTTGGACTGGTACATGCCCGGCATGTCCGGCATCGAGGTGTGCCGCTACCTGCGGGGCAACCCGACGACGGCGATGCTCCCCATCCTCCTCATCACCGGGAACGCTCGCCCGGAGGACGTGGAGGAGGGACTGCTGGCGGGCGCCAATGACTACGTGCTCAAGCCGTTCCGCGCATCGGAGCTGCTGGCCCGAGTACACGCGCTCTCACGCTGGGAGTTGCAGCGCAAGCGGGCCATCGCGGACGAGCGGGCCCGGCGCCTGCGCGCGGAGGGGACGCTCTCCGAAGTCCAAGCCGCCGAGGAGCGAGCGCGCCGGAGCGAGCTGCGGTACCAGCTCGCCGCCCAGGCGACGCGGGACGTCATCTGGGAGTGGAACCCCTCCACGGGAGAGGTGCTCCACAGCCCCAGCTTCCGCACCTACTTCGGCTACAAGGCCGAGGAAGTCGGCAGCCACATCGAATGGTGGTGGGAGCGGATCCATCCCGAGGAGCGGGAGCGGATGATGACGACGATCCAAGAGGGCATCACGGGCACGGCCCAGGACTGGCTAGGGGAGTACCGCCTGCAGCACGCGAACGGCACCTGGGTCCACGTGGTGAACCGCTGCCAGATCGTCCGGGACGCGGAAGGACATGCCATCCAGGTGGTGGGGGCGCTCCAGGACGTCACCGAGCGCAAGCGGATGGAGGCGGAGGCCCAGGAGCGCGCCGACTTCGAGCGCCAGCTCATCGGCATGGTCAGCCACGATCTGCGCAACCCCTTGAACGCCATCCTCCTGGCGGCCACGGCGATCCTGAAGAGCGAGGAGCTCCAGGAGCGGCAGCGGCGCAACGTCGTCCGCGTCCTCACCTCCACGGAGCGCGCCACGCGGCTGATCCGGGATCTGCTGGACTTCACCCGGGCTCGCCAGGGCGGGGGGATTCCGCTGAACCGGCGGGAGACGAACCTGCACGAGGTGGTGAACACGGTGATGGAGGAGATGCAGGCCACCCACGTGGAACGGACCCTTCAGGTGGAGCACTCCGGGAATGGGACGGGCGAGTGGGATCCGGACCGGCTGGCCCAGGTCATCACCAACCTGGCGGGGAACGCGCTCCAGTACAGCGCTCCGGAGACACCCATCCGGGTGGCGACGCGGGGCGAGGTGGATGCGGTGGTGCTGGAGGTGCACAACCTGGGGGCGCCCATCGCTCCCGAGGTGCTGTCGCGAATCTTCGAGCCGATGGAGCGCGGCACCTCCACGCATACGGGCCAGTTGGGGCGGAGCATCGGCCTGGGGCTCTTCATCGTCCGGCACCTGGTGATGGCGCATGGGGGGCGGGTGAGCGTCCGCTCCGTGGTGGATGAGGGCACCACCTTCACCGTCCTGCTGCCTCGGAAGCCCTGAGCCGGAGCCGGGTGGGCTACGATCCGCCCGGTCATGCTCCGCTCTCCCTATCGCCCCAGGCCCCTCCACCTTGCCGCCCTGCTCGTCCCGCTGAGCCTGCTGCCGCTCGCCTGCAAACCCGAGCCTGAGCCCATTCCCATCCCGGATCCAGGGGAAGAGGACCCGGACGCCGTCTACGGACAGCGCCTCATCCACCGCCGCAAGGACACGGGGGACGAGGTGGTGCAGGACGCCACGGGGGTGCGCAGCACGCTGGCGGTGCTCATCCCCAGGGGAGAGAGCGTCGAGACGCAACCGTCCGTCCCCCGGCAGGACGAGGTTATCCAGTTCAACGATGTCCCCTTGGGGCCCTACTTCCTGAAGCGGGGCACGGACTGGTACATCCTCACCGAGCACCGCCAGCTCAACCTGGATGAGTACCTCCTGGGCCGCGCGGGTGTCGTCACCGTGCCTGAAGCCATTCCCCTCACCTTGAGCGTGGAGGGCCTGGCGCCCATGGACCCCTACCAGGACTTCGACCTCGTGGTCCCCAATGCGGGCGCCGCGGGGGTGATCCGCCTGAGCTCCACGCCGACGCCGGGCGGCACCTCGCTCACCGGCCAGGGGGCGGAGTACCGCTCGGCCTTCGGGCGTCAGGAGGTCATCGACAGCGCGCTCGGGGACCGCCTCTACATGCTGCAGAAGCTCCGGCGGTCGTCGGGGGACTTCAACTACTTCGCGGCGGCGCGGGCCCTGACGCTGACCGACGTGACCTTCCGCCCGGGTGACCCGAGCGCCCCGGTGAGCGGAACCTTCAGCGAGTTCCCCGCGCGGCAGCTCACCGTGGACTGGCGGCGCTCGAGCTTCGAGGCGCACCGGGCGGCGGTGCACCCACAAGCCGTGTCCCTGCCCGAGACCTCGGTGCGCCACAGCCTCATCGTGTCCCCGGCGGCGGGGGGGCTGTCGGAGGGCGTGGTGGGCTACGCCGGAGAGCTGATCTCTGGAAACATCCCAGCGTCCAGCCAGGACGTGACGCTCTCGCTCGAGTACATCAACCCCTACCCCTCCTCATGGGGAACGGTGGCGAGCGTGGTCCACCGCTACCAGGTTCCGGTGCGGGTGCCGCCGCAAGGGCCCTCGGGCACGCTGGGGGTGTCGCTGAAGGAGCAGGCTGAGCTGAGTGCGTTCACCTCGGGGCCCGTGCAGGCCCGCCTGTCGCCGCCCACCCAGCTCCAGGTGGATGGGGCCCATGCGCAGGAAGAGCGCGCGCTCACCTCGCTCACGCCCGTGTTCACCTGGGGGCCTCCTGCGCTCGGGACGGCGGACCTCTACGAGCTGCGCATCTTCCGGGTCTACGCCTCGCCGTCGTCGCCCGATGTGGCGCGCACGGAGACCGTGGCCACCTTCCTCACGGCACAGCGGCAGCTGCGTGTTCCTCCCGACGTGCTGCAGCCGCAGCAGGCCTACGCGGTGCGGATCGCCGCGATCCGGACGCCAGGACGGGATCTCACGCAGACGCCGTTCCGGGCGGACTCCCTGGTAGACACCTCGCTGGCGGAGGCGCTCACCAGCGTGCTCACCACGCCTTGAGGGAACGCATGCGCCTGCGTGGCTCCCGCGCGCTCCTCCTCTGAGGACGGGAGGTTGCTAGGTAGGTCCTGCTCGGTGGAGTAACCTGGGCCCCATGGCCATCGAGAAAGCGCTGCTGCTGATCGCGGATATCGGCGGCTACACCCGCTTCATGAAACAGCACCGCTTCAGCCTGGCGCACGCGCAGGACACCATCGCCCAGCTGCTCGAAGCGGTCATCGACGCTGCCAGCGGCCTCAAGCTCGCCAAGATCGAGGGAGACGCCGCCTTCTTCTATCTCGTGGGCGAGGACTTCAAGGCCATCCCCCGCAAGGTGTCGAACATCCGCCGCGCCTTCCTCTTGCGGAAGCAGCGGCTCGAGCTGGACCGGATGTGCAACTGTGACGGCTGCCTGCAGGTCCAAGGGTTGACGCTCAAGTTCGTCACCCACGCGGGAGAGATCGCCTTCCAGAGGGTGAAGCACCTCACCGAGCTGGCGGGCGTCGACGTCATCCTCGTGCACCGGATGCTGAAGAATGACGTCCCCGTCCGCGAGTACGTCTTGATGACCGACTCCGTGATCGAACAGCTCGAGCCAGAGCTGCGCCAGCGCAGCCGAGCCCTCGAGCATGACTTCGAGGGCATCGGCCGCACGGCGACGCACTACTTCGAGATGGATGACTTCGCCGCCTCCCCGCCGGTGTCTCTGGCTCCCAGCCTGCCGCGCAAGCTGTGGAA
This genomic interval carries:
- a CDS encoding substrate binding domain-containing protein: MANASHAAEKPAGVLKVSMAPVLGSGYLLPLLHDFLARYPGIVPDWDFNNQPVDLIQGGFDAAIGGGFDLASGLAARELARVHIIAVASPSYLARITPPQEPADLQRLEGILLRSPLTGRLHSRTLRNRAGEQVAVEMQPRMILNDPGSLCHCALMGLGITLVSTLSALPHLREGTLVRLLPDWYADAGPISLYYPGHRQLPAKTRVFVDYVVREFKRQDLAGLFDATRAVGGRGRKAARAGR
- a CDS encoding glutathione S-transferase family protein, translating into MLTLYGFGRVNSKVVGLTRDLRALWTLEELGVPYRVHGLDHPAGELSSEEYRRLNPFTQVPVLEDDGFVLTETGAILLYLAEKTGRLMPADLQGRAQVTRWCFAALNTLEPPLFQIVMIDLLGAADPTGAQRRPELVKYAERVLTALEDWLRERPYLTGEAFTVADILMTTVLREVRNAGVLDGFPRVSAYRERCEARPAWRRTLEAYEQRLGAPAGSAR
- a CDS encoding DUF2378 family protein codes for the protein MSGPTATPPPLSTIQDPRKQLEQRLALAGPQDTCRGIFFNGVLDAVRALAGAEIEARCREAAGQRRFIDFFSYPVSGFIKMSLTVVELLTPRLGGSWQVLRWMGEQSTESFVNTVAGKTALALAGTNVKKLISHLPTSYKASLSYGERTVTWTGERSGVFIFKRDFMPPAYHEGVIAKAVEKATARNVQVRGRDTSALDTEYVLTWDEGPGL
- a CDS encoding SGNH/GDSL hydrolase family protein, with translation MWAPLAFAETPAPERPLHVLFIGNSYTYNNNLPALLEGLAASATPPRRIKTRAVTQPGVRLQQHWDRGDALAALRQGHWDYVVLQEQSTLGLLLIEGRHEVNDPELAFHPYARRFAEEARKVGAQPLFLLTWARRDTPESQARLTQAYMSVARELEAPIIPAGQAWARARQEDPSAVLYHQDGSHPSPMGSYLTASTLYTTLTGRSPVGLASTLTGHPMPEGVLNPAKTVTLVSLTPEQAEPLQRIAWETYEELRQSGGYVEVQPPSPTLPTLPEGLPLELPVLLGSWQGEMRFYSQEAGQSPATLHLLLKQAGAQLGGTVRIVFANGKAEGPFPLEALAMEPTRVRFSTPLLSKGRGKVEHEAVLTPEGLVGLARYEDPRTHDRYVGTWKLQRPELPAAPREPQAVSPEPAPAAPPAGP
- a CDS encoding 1-phosphofructokinase family hexose kinase, coding for MKPIVTLTINPTIDLATTVEEVTPEHKLRCEPERRDPGGGGLNVARVIQELGGASLAIYPRGGPTGALLEHLLEQKGLRRWGINISGHTRENFTVAEKKSDREFRFVMPGPTLTQAEWQECLQTLSTVAADAEYIVASGSLAPGVPVDFYARVAQVARKQNARLVLDTSGEPLRAALEEGVFFAKPNRKEFRDMMGTRVDDPAAMAEAARNFLEKGRAELLVVSMGADGALLTTRTGQYRATPPPVETHSSVGAGDSFVGGMTFGLSRGLPVEEAFRWGIASGTAALLSSGTDLCAREHVERLFSQVQPVRLA
- a CDS encoding sensor histidine kinase; its protein translation is MSLFTPSGPSLNLPPVVWVVDDSPLEVEAIRRELASANRVEVFSNGEALIEALHQRELPDVIVLDWYMPGMSGIEVCRYLRGNPTTAMLPILLITGNARPEDVEEGLLAGANDYVLKPFRASELLARVHALSRWELQRKRAIADERARRLRAEGTLSEVQAAEERARRSELRYQLAAQATRDVIWEWNPSTGEVLHSPSFRTYFGYKAEEVGSHIEWWWERIHPEERERMMTTIQEGITGTAQDWLGEYRLQHANGTWVHVVNRCQIVRDAEGHAIQVVGALQDVTERKRMEAEAQERADFERQLIGMVSHDLRNPLNAILLAATAILKSEELQERQRRNVVRVLTSTERATRLIRDLLDFTRARQGGGIPLNRRETNLHEVVNTVMEEMQATHVERTLQVEHSGNGTGEWDPDRLAQVITNLAGNALQYSAPETPIRVATRGEVDAVVLEVHNLGAPIAPEVLSRIFEPMERGTSTHTGQLGRSIGLGLFIVRHLVMAHGGRVSVRSVVDEGTTFTVLLPRKP
- a CDS encoding DUF2652 domain-containing protein yields the protein MAIEKALLLIADIGGYTRFMKQHRFSLAHAQDTIAQLLEAVIDAASGLKLAKIEGDAAFFYLVGEDFKAIPRKVSNIRRAFLLRKQRLELDRMCNCDGCLQVQGLTLKFVTHAGEIAFQRVKHLTELAGVDVILVHRMLKNDVPVREYVLMTDSVIEQLEPELRQRSRALEHDFEGIGRTATHYFEMDDFAASPPVSLAPSLPRKLWNKVTLELRSLPYLLGFKEPCQDFRNVEIVDGADAAKT